In Nicotiana tabacum cultivar K326 chromosome 2, ASM71507v2, whole genome shotgun sequence, the following proteins share a genomic window:
- the LOC107782734 gene encoding nudix hydrolase 15, mitochondrial-like isoform X1 encodes MACIAPSESMNNCEADQALTKNLQPVINFSSILEDEETDQYTDNVHENSYILGIKEYIANSRNLHLSKVISREKRAAVLICLFEGLEGELRVILTKRSMKLSTHPGEVALPGGKMDEEDLDDSATALREATEEIGLKSSLVQVITNLEPFISLHLLTVVPVVGLLSRVEEFKPLLNADEVDAIFDVPLDMFLKEENHKCVEKEWGRLKYVCHIFEYESPKQGIFHIGGLTASILIHAASVIYQEPPSFSEYLPDFSQLQFTLNMKSSC; translated from the exons atggctTGCATTGCTCCTTCAGAGTCGATGAATAATTGCGAGGCTGATCAGGCACTCACTAAAAATCTTCAACCAGTTATCAACTTTTCTTCCATATTGGAAGATGAAGAAACTGATCAATACACTGATAATGTGCATGAGAATTCTTATATTCTTGGGATCAAAGAGTATATAGCAAATAGTAGGAATCTTCACTTATCTAAAGTCATTTCCAGAGAGAAAAGAGCAGCTGTTTTGATATGCCTCTTTGAAGGCCTTGAAGGTGAACTTCGTGTAATTCTCACCAAAAGATCCATGAAACTTTCTACTCATCCAG GAGAGGTAGCCTTGCCTGGTGGaaagatggatgaagaagatttaGATGATTCTGCTACTGCTCTGAGAGAAGCAACAGAGGAGATTGGTTTGAAATCCAGTCTTGTTCAAGTTATTACTAACCTTGAACCATTCATATCGTTG CATCTACTTACAGTTGTACCAGTAGTGGGGCTATTGTCTAGAGTAGAAGAATTCAAGCCCTTACTTAATGCCGACGAAGTTGATGCTATTTTTGATGTACCCTTGGATATGTTTCTTAAG GAAGAGAATCACAAATGTGTGGAAAAGGAGTGGGGAAGATTGAAATATGTATGTCACATATTTGAATATGAGTCGCCTAAGCAAGGAATTTTCCACATAGGGGGATTGACAGCAAGCATTTTGATTCATGCTGCATCTGTCATTTATCAAGAGCCTCCTTCTTTTTCTGAATATCTTCCTGATTTTAGTCAATTACAATTTACCCTGAACATGAAGAGCAGCTGCTAG
- the LOC107782734 gene encoding nudix hydrolase 15, mitochondrial-like isoform X2, whose translation MACIAPSESMNNCEADQALTKNLQPVINFSSILEDEETDQYTDNVHENSYILGIKEYIANSRNLHLSKVISREKRAAVLICLFEGLEGELRVILTKRSMKLSTHPGEVALPGGKMDEEDLDDSATALREATEEIGLKSSLVQHLLTVVPVVGLLSRVEEFKPLLNADEVDAIFDVPLDMFLKEENHKCVEKEWGRLKYVCHIFEYESPKQGIFHIGGLTASILIHAASVIYQEPPSFSEYLPDFSQLQFTLNMKSSC comes from the exons atggctTGCATTGCTCCTTCAGAGTCGATGAATAATTGCGAGGCTGATCAGGCACTCACTAAAAATCTTCAACCAGTTATCAACTTTTCTTCCATATTGGAAGATGAAGAAACTGATCAATACACTGATAATGTGCATGAGAATTCTTATATTCTTGGGATCAAAGAGTATATAGCAAATAGTAGGAATCTTCACTTATCTAAAGTCATTTCCAGAGAGAAAAGAGCAGCTGTTTTGATATGCCTCTTTGAAGGCCTTGAAGGTGAACTTCGTGTAATTCTCACCAAAAGATCCATGAAACTTTCTACTCATCCAG GAGAGGTAGCCTTGCCTGGTGGaaagatggatgaagaagatttaGATGATTCTGCTACTGCTCTGAGAGAAGCAACAGAGGAGATTGGTTTGAAATCCAGTCTTGTTCAA CATCTACTTACAGTTGTACCAGTAGTGGGGCTATTGTCTAGAGTAGAAGAATTCAAGCCCTTACTTAATGCCGACGAAGTTGATGCTATTTTTGATGTACCCTTGGATATGTTTCTTAAG GAAGAGAATCACAAATGTGTGGAAAAGGAGTGGGGAAGATTGAAATATGTATGTCACATATTTGAATATGAGTCGCCTAAGCAAGGAATTTTCCACATAGGGGGATTGACAGCAAGCATTTTGATTCATGCTGCATCTGTCATTTATCAAGAGCCTCCTTCTTTTTCTGAATATCTTCCTGATTTTAGTCAATTACAATTTACCCTGAACATGAAGAGCAGCTGCTAG